In Deltaproteobacteria bacterium, one genomic interval encodes:
- a CDS encoding FAD-dependent oxidoreductase has product MDEVDVVVVGAGVAGLAAARRLAFAGKRVRVVEARARIGGRIETHRGLGLQPVEAGAEFMHGTTPLTASLASEAGMLYAPIDGDSFLIRGQEALENGDAIGQLQQLLTRFRSEDIPAVALIDRWIGQGELTARHRDTYLRYVEGFNAADASRVSSRSLAEQERAAVLIHGDSPFRPIGGYDALPRQLAAALPEDTIRLREVVTQISWKSGTVRVRGVSPLGSPREEIAARAAVITLPLGVLKAGSVIFEPALPASHLGALAGLESGPVVKAVLKTTRELARRQVPGADVPLAAVGFLHGSGLLFPVWWPQRPLESNVFTGWAAGPDAGKLAALDDTELLEGAIRSLATLLRITPAALDAEVIGHLVTHWQRDPFARGAYSWAVVGAFDAPRQLAEPISGALFFAGEAANVEGQGGTVHGALASGERAAQLILQA; this is encoded by the coding sequence ATGGATGAAGTCGACGTCGTGGTCGTCGGCGCAGGTGTGGCCGGGCTTGCGGCTGCTCGCCGACTCGCATTCGCGGGCAAGCGCGTGCGCGTGGTGGAAGCGCGCGCGCGCATCGGCGGCCGAATCGAGACGCATCGCGGACTCGGACTGCAGCCCGTCGAGGCAGGTGCGGAGTTCATGCACGGCACCACCCCCTTGACTGCCAGCCTGGCGAGCGAGGCGGGCATGCTCTACGCGCCCATCGACGGCGACTCGTTTCTCATTCGCGGCCAGGAGGCGCTCGAGAACGGCGACGCGATCGGTCAACTCCAACAGCTGCTCACGCGATTTCGCAGCGAAGACATTCCGGCCGTCGCGCTCATCGACCGCTGGATTGGCCAGGGCGAGCTCACCGCGCGCCATCGCGACACGTACTTGCGGTACGTCGAAGGCTTCAACGCGGCGGATGCGTCGCGCGTCAGTTCGCGGTCACTCGCGGAGCAAGAACGCGCCGCCGTGCTCATTCACGGAGACAGTCCGTTCCGGCCGATCGGTGGCTATGACGCCCTGCCCCGGCAGCTCGCCGCCGCGCTCCCCGAAGACACGATTCGCCTGCGTGAAGTGGTGACGCAGATCTCGTGGAAGTCTGGGACGGTGCGTGTGCGTGGCGTGTCGCCGCTGGGAAGCCCCCGCGAAGAGATCGCCGCGCGCGCCGCGGTGATCACGTTGCCTCTCGGCGTGCTCAAGGCTGGGTCGGTGATCTTCGAACCTGCGCTGCCGGCATCTCACCTCGGCGCGCTCGCAGGGCTCGAGTCCGGGCCAGTGGTGAAGGCTGTGCTCAAGACCACGCGCGAGCTCGCGCGACGGCAGGTGCCAGGCGCGGACGTGCCGCTCGCCGCCGTGGGCTTCCTCCACGGCTCGGGGCTGCTGTTTCCGGTCTGGTGGCCACAGCGGCCGCTGGAGTCAAACGTGTTCACCGGCTGGGCCGCCGGCCCCGACGCGGGCAAGCTCGCCGCGCTCGACGACACCGAGCTCCTCGAAGGCGCCATCCGCTCGCTGGCGACGCTGCTGCGCATCACGCCTGCCGCGCTCGATGCCGAGGTCATCGGACACCTGGTGACGCACTGGCAGCGCGATCCGTTCGCGCGCGGCGCCTACAGCTGGGCCGTGGTCGGCGCCTTCGACGCGCCCCGGCAGCTCGCTGAGCCAATTTCGGGCGCGCTCTTCTTCGCTGGTGAGGCCGCGAACGTCGAGGGCCAGGGCGGCACCGTGCACGGCGCCCTCGCGAGCGGGGAACGCGCCGCCCAGCTGATCCTCCAAGCCTGA
- a CDS encoding type IV pilus twitching motility protein PilT, with protein sequence MKSIDILLRQMIDQKASDLHMVVGRPPLFRSRGELVESDAPVLTPEMVRQVIGEILTPEQTKHVEANLDLDFAYELPDGAARFRANVLWQHRGMGAVLRIIPSQIMTVEQLGLPPVVKKVAELPRGLVLVTGPTGSGKSTTLAAMIDYINTTRDAHIITIEDPLEFVHPNKRCLITQREVKTHTKSFATGLKMAAREDPDIILVGEMRDLETIRLALAAAELGILVFGTLHTNSAAKTIDRVIDAFPADEQPQVRVMLADSLKAVIAQQLLKTADGKGRCAANEVLVATSALSNLIREGKTGMINSLIQTSGNLGMQSMDQALMKFIEAKKITPQAAYEKAIDKELFAKLAAAEGGEGAAEHV encoded by the coding sequence ATGAAGTCCATCGACATTCTCTTGCGGCAGATGATCGATCAGAAGGCGTCGGACCTGCACATGGTGGTGGGGCGCCCGCCGCTGTTTCGCTCGCGCGGTGAGCTGGTGGAGAGCGACGCGCCCGTGCTCACGCCCGAGATGGTGCGCCAGGTGATCGGCGAGATCCTCACGCCCGAGCAGACCAAGCACGTGGAGGCAAACCTCGACCTCGACTTCGCCTACGAGCTCCCCGACGGCGCCGCGCGCTTTCGCGCCAATGTGCTCTGGCAGCACCGCGGGATGGGCGCGGTGCTGCGCATCATCCCCAGCCAGATCATGACCGTGGAGCAGCTCGGGCTGCCCCCGGTGGTGAAGAAGGTCGCCGAGCTGCCGCGCGGGCTGGTGCTCGTGACCGGACCGACGGGCTCGGGCAAGAGCACCACCCTCGCCGCGATGATCGACTACATCAACACCACCCGCGACGCGCACATCATCACCATCGAGGACCCGCTCGAGTTCGTGCACCCCAACAAGCGCTGCTTGATCACCCAGCGCGAGGTGAAGACGCACACCAAGAGCTTCGCCACGGGCCTGAAGATGGCGGCGCGCGAAGATCCGGACATCATCCTCGTGGGCGAGATGCGCGACCTGGAGACGATTCGCCTGGCGCTGGCGGCCGCCGAGCTCGGCATCCTGGTCTTCGGCACGTTGCACACCAACTCCGCGGCCAAGACGATTGACCGTGTCATCGACGCCTTCCCGGCCGACGAGCAGCCGCAGGTGCGGGTGATGCTCGCGGACTCGCTCAAGGCCGTCATCGCCCAGCAGCTCCTCAAGACCGCCGACGGCAAGGGCCGCTGCGCCGCGAACGAGGTGCTGGTGGCCACCAGCGCGCTCTCGAACCTCATCCGCGAGGGCAAGACGGGGATGATCAACTCGCTCATCCAGACCAGCGGGAACCTGGGCATGCAGTCGATGGATCAGGCGCTGATGAAGTTCATCGAGGCCAAGAAGATCACCCCCCAGGCCGCATACGAGAAGGCCATCGACAAGGAGCTCTTCGCCAAGCTGGCCGCGGCCGAAGGCGGGGAGGGCGCGGCCGAGCACGTTTGA
- a CDS encoding D-3-phosphoglycerate dehydrogenase has product MNLLIADKLEEEAIRALKEIRGLDVQSNPSLAKDALPGALANIDILVVRSKEVRTPAIEAGKRLALIVRAGAGTNTIDVETASARGVYVANCPGKNAVAVAELAIGMMLALDRRLGPATASLASGKWEKGEFGKADGVFGKRLGVAGLGSIGREVVARGKALGMEVRAWSRSLTPEKARELGVQYAPSLEMLASQSDILSLHLPLNADTKGIVDGRVLAGMPKGAMVINTARAEVLDYGALEDAVRNRGLRAGLDVFPNEPEGSSGSYGHPLAGHPSVVTTPHIGASTQQAQLAIAAEVVRIVRQFVETGRVPNCVNLAAHNPARCQLVVRHYDRVGVLAAVLGVIKQHGINVEEMANAPFAGHKAAVARLSLGTFPSAACIQELEQCSPDVIHVEAIAI; this is encoded by the coding sequence ATGAACCTCCTCATCGCCGACAAGCTTGAAGAAGAAGCCATCCGCGCGCTGAAAGAGATCCGCGGCCTCGACGTCCAGAGCAATCCGAGCCTCGCCAAGGACGCTTTGCCGGGCGCACTCGCGAACATCGACATCCTCGTGGTCCGCTCGAAGGAAGTCCGCACCCCGGCGATCGAGGCGGGGAAGCGGCTCGCGCTCATCGTCCGCGCGGGCGCGGGCACGAACACCATCGACGTCGAGACCGCCAGCGCGCGCGGCGTCTACGTGGCCAACTGCCCGGGCAAGAACGCCGTGGCCGTGGCCGAGCTCGCCATCGGCATGATGCTCGCGCTCGACCGCCGCCTCGGCCCCGCGACCGCCTCGCTCGCTTCGGGCAAGTGGGAGAAGGGCGAGTTCGGAAAGGCCGACGGCGTCTTCGGCAAGCGGCTCGGCGTCGCGGGCTTGGGCAGCATCGGCCGCGAGGTGGTCGCGCGCGGCAAGGCGCTGGGCATGGAGGTCCGCGCCTGGAGCCGCTCGCTCACGCCCGAGAAGGCGCGCGAGCTCGGCGTGCAGTACGCGCCCAGCCTGGAGATGCTCGCCTCCCAGAGCGACATCCTCTCGCTGCACCTGCCGCTCAACGCAGACACCAAGGGCATCGTCGACGGGCGCGTGCTGGCGGGCATGCCCAAGGGCGCGATGGTCATCAACACCGCGCGCGCCGAGGTGCTCGACTACGGCGCGCTCGAGGACGCCGTGCGCAACCGCGGCCTGCGCGCGGGCCTCGACGTCTTCCCCAACGAGCCCGAGGGCAGCAGCGGCAGCTACGGCCATCCGCTCGCGGGGCATCCGAGCGTCGTCACCACGCCGCACATCGGGGCGAGCACCCAGCAGGCGCAGCTCGCGATCGCGGCAGAAGTGGTCCGCATCGTGCGGCAGTTCGTGGAGACAGGCCGCGTGCCCAACTGCGTGAACCTCGCCGCGCACAACCCCGCGCGCTGCCAGCTCGTGGTGCGGCACTACGACCGCGTGGGCGTGCTCGCGGCGGTGCTGGGCGTCATCAAGCAGCACGGCATCAACGTGGAAGAAATGGCCAACGCGCCCTTCGCGGGGCACAAGGCGGCCGTGGCGCGGCTCTCGCTGGGCACGTTCCCGAGCGCGGCCTGCATCCAGGAGCTGGAGCAGTGCTCGCCAGATGTGATCCACGTCGAGGCGATTGCGATTTAG
- a CDS encoding PDZ domain-containing protein has translation MSTASYTIRVLPMSHALEGELVLEGVGASALRLDTPTWVPGAYSPMKYGRDLFDIDAFDGAGKPIEWKRVDWSGIQLARASDKVRVTWRAVAYDPAWGELVGIVDHEHAVLRASRYLFAPAHAGACSVTYALPDGWTLHHPGGSEKRGEKTYAYPSFAALLEACVVCGTFERISRTLDGVTFHHVFLDRAVGFDTEAEKFVDALMKLATEAKRVFGSFPFQDYTYIFSHSPTAHWGLEHPDCTMIALSENVYVDAAARNAGIRVCGHELFHAWNVCRMKPDVLVKPDLVNPPAIDTLWVAEGVTRYYEFLMGVRAGELTPEQLLSNVVNYYRHLVAIPAGRRITALDSSRATFLNHTRYPGSINATIDYYDAGMLAAFDLDAALRLASKDGLDQGMSQLYALAMKQGGGYSQDDALRTLGRDAQKLLKERVESPLPHAQDTRHQLAQLGFKLETKQVRYIGVVLAKDNAGPEVAHVLDDGPAAQTGLASGDVIARVDGFPYSLKSLKWLIERREQVKLDVQRGHRLLDFEIATGAREDLTALTWNGDDAQLQRLRDWLRRPELAWKSGQAIPLTAHDNFHGVNTVI, from the coding sequence ATGTCGACCGCGAGCTACACGATTCGTGTGCTGCCGATGTCGCACGCGCTCGAGGGCGAGCTCGTGCTCGAGGGCGTCGGTGCCTCGGCGTTGCGGCTCGACACGCCGACCTGGGTGCCCGGCGCGTACAGCCCCATGAAGTACGGGCGCGACCTCTTCGACATCGACGCATTCGATGGCGCGGGCAAGCCCATCGAGTGGAAGCGCGTGGACTGGAGCGGCATCCAGCTCGCGCGCGCGAGCGACAAGGTTCGCGTCACCTGGCGCGCGGTCGCGTACGACCCGGCCTGGGGCGAGCTCGTCGGCATCGTGGATCACGAGCACGCGGTGCTGCGCGCGTCGCGCTACCTCTTCGCGCCCGCGCACGCCGGCGCGTGCAGCGTGACCTACGCGCTCCCCGACGGCTGGACGCTCCATCACCCCGGCGGCTCGGAGAAGCGCGGCGAGAAGACGTACGCGTATCCGAGCTTTGCGGCGCTGCTCGAAGCGTGCGTCGTCTGCGGCACCTTCGAGCGCATCTCGCGCACGCTGGACGGCGTCACGTTCCACCACGTGTTCCTCGACCGCGCGGTGGGCTTCGACACCGAGGCCGAGAAGTTCGTCGACGCGCTCATGAAGCTCGCGACGGAAGCGAAGCGCGTCTTCGGCAGCTTCCCGTTCCAGGACTACACGTACATCTTCAGCCACAGCCCGACCGCGCACTGGGGCCTCGAGCACCCGGACTGCACGATGATCGCGCTCAGCGAGAACGTCTACGTCGACGCGGCCGCACGAAACGCCGGCATCCGCGTGTGTGGCCACGAGCTGTTTCATGCGTGGAACGTGTGCCGCATGAAGCCGGACGTGCTGGTGAAGCCGGACCTCGTGAATCCGCCGGCCATCGACACGCTCTGGGTCGCGGAAGGCGTGACGCGCTACTACGAGTTCCTGATGGGCGTCCGCGCGGGCGAGCTCACGCCGGAGCAGCTCCTCTCGAACGTCGTGAACTACTACCGGCACCTGGTCGCGATTCCGGCCGGGCGGCGAATCACTGCGCTCGATTCGTCGCGCGCGACGTTCCTCAACCACACGCGCTATCCCGGCAGCATCAACGCGACCATCGACTACTACGACGCGGGCATGCTCGCCGCCTTCGATCTCGACGCGGCGCTGCGGCTCGCGTCGAAGGACGGCCTCGACCAGGGCATGTCGCAGCTCTACGCGCTCGCGATGAAGCAAGGCGGCGGCTACTCGCAGGACGACGCGCTGCGCACGCTCGGGCGCGACGCCCAGAAGCTCTTGAAGGAGCGCGTCGAGAGCCCGCTGCCGCACGCACAGGACACGCGACACCAGCTCGCGCAGCTCGGCTTCAAGCTGGAAACGAAACAAGTTCGTTACATCGGCGTCGTGCTCGCGAAGGACAACGCGGGGCCCGAGGTCGCACACGTGCTCGACGACGGTCCGGCCGCCCAGACCGGCCTCGCGTCAGGCGATGTCATTGCGCGCGTGGATGGCTTTCCATACTCGCTCAAGAGCCTCAAGTGGCTCATCGAGCGTCGCGAGCAGGTGAAGCTCGACGTCCAGCGTGGACATCGCTTGCTGGACTTCGAGATCGCGACGGGCGCGCGCGAGGACCTCACCGCGCTCACCTGGAACGGCGACGACGCGCAGCTTCAGCGACTCCGCGACTGGCTGCGCCGGCCGGAGCTCGCGTGGAAGAGCGGCCAGGCCATTCCGCTCACCGCGCACGACAACTTCCACGGCGTGAACACCGTCATCTAG
- a CDS encoding ATPase — protein sequence MADRPLHFLLLASYFKGERFMKRAHAQGVKCWLLTQEKLLQKEWPRESLVEIFAQRNDSPLEHTLNTVSYLARTTKFDRIVALDDFDVEVAAALREHLRVPGMGDTTVRHFRDKLAMRQKARDEGIPVPDFVHVCNYDEIRDFIKRTPAPWMLKPRSEASATGITKITSEEQLWQTLEKLGDRQSHFVLEQYLPGDVFHADSIVWEKEIVFAATHKCGTPPFNVAHGGGIFTTRTVERGSPDDVALRKLNRDVLSKFNLLRGVSHVEFIKGRDDGKFYLLESAARVGGAHIAEVIEAANGINPWEEWASLEIAAALKKDYTVPKTRAEYGGIAISLARQETPDTSAYNDPEIFYRGNEANHVGLVVRSPDSNRVKTLLDQYQERYLRDFTAVMPAAERPGH from the coding sequence ATGGCCGATCGCCCGCTCCACTTCCTGCTCCTCGCCAGCTACTTCAAGGGCGAGCGTTTCATGAAGCGCGCCCACGCCCAGGGCGTGAAGTGCTGGCTGCTCACACAGGAGAAGCTGCTCCAGAAGGAGTGGCCGCGCGAGTCGCTGGTGGAGATCTTCGCGCAGCGCAACGACTCGCCGCTCGAGCACACGCTGAACACCGTGAGCTACCTCGCGCGGACGACGAAGTTCGATCGCATCGTGGCGCTCGACGACTTCGACGTGGAGGTCGCCGCCGCGCTCCGCGAGCACCTGCGCGTGCCGGGTATGGGCGACACCACCGTCCGCCACTTCCGCGACAAGCTCGCCATGCGCCAGAAGGCCCGCGACGAAGGCATCCCCGTTCCGGACTTCGTGCACGTGTGCAACTACGACGAGATTCGCGACTTCATCAAGCGCACGCCCGCGCCGTGGATGCTCAAGCCGCGCTCGGAGGCGTCAGCGACCGGAATCACCAAGATCACCAGCGAGGAGCAGCTCTGGCAGACGCTGGAGAAGCTCGGCGATCGGCAGAGCCACTTCGTGCTCGAGCAGTACCTGCCGGGCGACGTGTTCCACGCGGACTCGATCGTCTGGGAGAAGGAAATCGTCTTCGCGGCCACGCACAAGTGCGGCACGCCGCCCTTCAACGTCGCGCACGGCGGCGGCATCTTCACCACGCGAACGGTGGAGCGCGGCTCGCCCGATGACGTGGCGCTGCGCAAGCTCAACCGCGACGTCCTCTCCAAGTTCAACCTGCTGCGCGGCGTGTCGCACGTGGAGTTCATCAAGGGCCGCGACGACGGCAAGTTCTACCTGCTCGAGAGCGCAGCCCGCGTGGGCGGCGCGCACATCGCCGAGGTGATCGAAGCCGCCAACGGCATCAATCCCTGGGAAGAGTGGGCGTCGCTGGAGATCGCCGCGGCGCTGAAGAAGGACTACACGGTGCCCAAGACGCGCGCGGAGTACGGCGGCATCGCCATCTCGCTCGCGCGGCAGGAGACGCCGGACACCAGCGCCTACAACGATCCGGAGATCTTCTACCGTGGCAACGAGGCGAACCACGTGGGGCTGGTCGTCCGCTCGCCAGACTCGAACCGCGTGAAGACCCTGCTCGACCAGTACCAGGAGCGCTACCTGCGCGACTTCACCGCGGTGATGCCCGCCGCCGAGCGCCCCGGACACTGA
- a CDS encoding PilT/PilU family type 4a pilus ATPase: MPSVDGLLLKAIEVGASDVHISVGSPLIVRRFGELKRSRSAEFSAAQTAALVQELLSPEQKARFDEAHELDFAYEIPGAGRFRANAFLQRKGIDLVFRVVRPVIPTFDQLGIPPLMRKVCENHQGLILVTGAAGSGKSTTLASMVDLVNTERAQHVLTVEDPIEFVHPIKKGAVNQRQVDVHTRSYANALKAALREDPDVIMVGELRDLETISLAISASETGHLVVGSMNTSSAAKTIDKIIDSYPAGQQNQIRAMLGESLKAVFTQRLVPKADGSGMVMAYELLLGSRQLANLIKDGKTFQIPNIMQTGKSAGMRTMDESLLELLRAGTITADAALRNAANLKLFAQWAPKEMLAAQGEAGQVAADAAAPAAQAQGAAARPGALPPGRAPSPSNPGAPPGGRPAVPSNPGAVSGGRPASPSNPGAKPGLLGVLRGK, translated from the coding sequence ATGCCATCGGTGGATGGACTGCTGTTGAAGGCGATCGAAGTCGGCGCCAGTGACGTTCACATCAGCGTGGGGTCGCCGCTGATCGTCCGGCGGTTCGGGGAGCTCAAGCGCTCGCGCTCGGCGGAATTCAGTGCCGCGCAGACGGCCGCGCTCGTCCAGGAGCTGCTCTCGCCCGAGCAGAAGGCGCGCTTCGACGAGGCGCACGAGCTCGACTTCGCCTACGAGATCCCCGGCGCCGGCCGCTTCCGCGCGAACGCGTTTCTGCAGCGCAAGGGCATCGATCTCGTCTTTCGCGTCGTGCGGCCGGTGATCCCGACGTTCGATCAGCTCGGCATCCCGCCGCTGATGCGCAAGGTCTGTGAGAACCACCAGGGGCTGATCCTCGTCACCGGCGCCGCGGGCTCGGGAAAGTCCACCACGCTGGCGTCGATGGTGGATCTCGTGAACACCGAGCGCGCGCAGCACGTGCTCACCGTGGAAGACCCCATCGAGTTCGTGCACCCCATCAAGAAAGGCGCGGTGAACCAGCGCCAGGTCGACGTGCACACCCGCTCGTATGCGAACGCCTTGAAGGCTGCGCTCCGCGAGGACCCCGACGTGATCATGGTCGGCGAGCTTCGCGACCTCGAGACGATCAGCCTGGCCATCAGCGCCTCGGAGACGGGCCACCTCGTGGTGGGCTCGATGAACACCTCTTCGGCCGCGAAGACCATCGACAAGATCATCGACTCCTACCCGGCCGGCCAGCAGAACCAGATCCGCGCCATGCTCGGCGAGTCCCTGAAGGCCGTGTTCACGCAGCGCCTGGTGCCCAAGGCCGACGGCAGCGGCATGGTGATGGCCTACGAGCTGCTCCTCGGCAGCCGCCAGCTCGCCAACCTCATCAAGGACGGCAAGACCTTCCAGATCCCCAACATCATGCAGACGGGCAAGTCGGCCGGTATGCGCACCATGGACGAGTCGCTGCTGGAGCTCTTGCGCGCAGGCACCATCACCGCCGACGCCGCGCTCCGGAACGCCGCCAACCTCAAGCTCTTCGCGCAGTGGGCGCCCAAGGAGATGCTGGCCGCCCAAGGCGAGGCGGGCCAGGTTGCGGCCGATGCGGCGGCGCCTGCGGCTCAGGCGCAGGGCGCCGCAGCGCGTCCGGGCGCTTTGCCTCCAGGCCGTGCGCCTTCGCCGTCGAACCCGGGCGCCCCGCCCGGCGGACGGCCCGCGGTCCCTTCGAATCCGGGCGCGGTGTCGGGTGGACGGCCGGCCTCGCCTTCGAATCCTGGCGCCAAGCCGGGCCTGCTCGGCGTGCTCCGCGGCAAGTAA